One Setaria viridis chromosome 7, Setaria_viridis_v4.0, whole genome shotgun sequence genomic region harbors:
- the LOC117863924 gene encoding uncharacterized protein — translation MHACFHGGGGTSRVTKSVGIIAKSMKALSFIKVRAAGGGGGDQPRRRRPRHPHRSPKAEEPQDKDVAAAASASSSASSSAKIAPAQPHEADGDREDPLHPHEEQEQGGAKHEHCDKCCSPLDDGGGGAGDEEAAADSDREWAAEPEPGVLMTLVSRGDGTNHLRRIRFSEDYFGDAWAAQSWWADNCDRIVELYSVVVQPEHPSHGEDDDDDDPAAPVTPCQSEDDDHQPPDGIGELEYSASCSASASASGGSTSNFSGPSSGSGSGSANKVDSPILGLVTEADSSTRAAQTKDTHTTKRGQ, via the exons ATGCACGCGTGCTTCCATGGCGGTGGAGGCACCAGCAGGGTCACCAAGTCCGTCGGCATCATCGCCAAGAGC ATGAAGGCCTTGTCGTTCATCAAGgtgagggcggcgggcggcggcggcggggaccaaccgcggcgacgacggcctcgGCATCCGCACCGTTCCCCGAAGGCCGAGGAGCCGCAGGACAAGGatgtcgccgcggcggcgtcggcgtcgtcgtccgcgTCCTCGTCCGCCAAGATCGCGCCGGCGCAGCCGCACGAGGCCGATGGCGATCGCGAGGATCCCCTTCACCCGCACGAGGAGCAGGAGCAAGGAGGAGCGAAGCACGAGCACTGCGACAAGTGCTGCTCTCCcttggacgacggcggcggcggcgctggggacgaggaggccgcggcggacaGCGACCGAGAGTgggcggcggagccggagcccggGGTGCTGATGACGCTGGTGTCGCGCGGCGACGGCACCAACCACCTCCGCCGGATCCGCTTCAGCGAGGACTACTTCGGCGACGCGTGGGCGGCGCAGAGCTGGTGGGCGGACAACTGCGACCGCATCGTCGAGCTCTACAGCGTCGTCGTCCAGCCCGAGCACCCCTCGCacggcgaagacgacgacgacgacgatccgGCGGCGCCCGTCACCCCGTGCCAATCCGAGGACGACGACCACCAACCTCCG GATGGGATTGGGGAGCTGGAGTACTCGGCGTCgtgctcggcgtcggcgtccgcgtCGGGAGGGTCAACCTCCAACTTCTCCGGGCCGTCCAGCGGCAGTGGCAGTGGGTCGGCCAACAAGGTGGACTCCCCAATTCTCGGGCTCGTCACCGAGGCCGACAGCTCCACAAGGGCAGCCCAGACGAAGGACACCCACACAACGAAACGAGGACAGTGA